Proteins from a single region of Sphingomonas swuensis:
- a CDS encoding serine hydrolase domain-containing protein, translating into MIDRRLFVSGISAAIAASSVPVRARDRSASDLVIDHFAAANGFSGSISLGANGRIRHQRLFGLADREARLPVAADTTFRIGSVSKWFTAVALLRMVDQGRMALGAPIRTHLPVLGGPYGSVSVEHLLANDSGIPDRVTQAIKDEPQLRTSRAGSAEMVARFAEGDLAFAPGGRFDYSFFNWVLLHAAMERVAGKPFEAVLAEQVFRPLGLSRTGFVDTRDGGIAGLAAAYGTSGRKDLRVPPFGGASGNIHANAADLIRAAYLINHGRLLSARSRAELVRVRVPTEGYALGGRVRTIGGRRVAWETGKVQGYRTHLAHDLRTSRSVLILNNSDLDQDVLTGAVEALLPLA; encoded by the coding sequence ATGATCGATCGTCGGCTGTTCGTCAGCGGCATCTCTGCCGCCATCGCCGCGAGCAGCGTTCCCGTCCGGGCGCGTGATCGATCGGCCTCCGACCTCGTCATCGACCACTTCGCCGCGGCCAATGGCTTCAGCGGTTCGATCAGCCTCGGCGCCAACGGGCGCATTCGGCACCAGCGCCTGTTCGGCCTTGCCGACCGTGAGGCGCGACTGCCTGTCGCGGCCGATACGACCTTCCGGATCGGCTCGGTGTCCAAGTGGTTCACGGCGGTCGCACTGCTGCGAATGGTCGACCAGGGGCGGATGGCGCTGGGCGCACCGATCCGCACCCACCTTCCCGTGCTTGGTGGGCCCTATGGGTCAGTTTCGGTCGAGCATCTGCTCGCCAACGACAGCGGCATCCCCGACCGGGTCACCCAGGCGATCAAGGACGAGCCGCAGCTGCGCACCTCGCGCGCCGGGTCGGCCGAGATGGTCGCACGCTTCGCCGAGGGCGATCTCGCCTTCGCGCCGGGCGGGCGCTTCGACTATTCCTTCTTCAACTGGGTTCTCCTTCATGCCGCGATGGAGCGAGTCGCCGGGAAGCCGTTCGAGGCGGTGCTGGCCGAACAGGTCTTCCGTCCGCTCGGGCTGTCCCGCACCGGCTTTGTCGACACCCGGGATGGAGGCATCGCGGGGCTGGCCGCTGCTTATGGCACGAGCGGGCGCAAGGACCTGCGAGTTCCGCCATTCGGCGGCGCGAGCGGCAACATCCATGCAAACGCGGCCGACCTGATCCGGGCGGCATATCTGATCAATCACGGCAGACTCCTCTCCGCGCGTTCGCGTGCCGAGCTAGTCCGCGTTCGCGTGCCCACGGAGGGTTACGCCCTTGGCGGGCGGGTCCGCACCATCGGGGGACGACGCGTCGCCTGGGAGACCGGCAAGGTGCAGGGCTATCGCACGCACCTCGCCCACGATCTCAGGACCAGTCGGTCCGTGCTCATTCTCAACAACAGCGACCTCGATCAGGACGTCCTGACCGGCGCTGTGGAGGCTCTCCTGCCGCTTGCCTGA
- the dnaJ gene encoding molecular chaperone DnaJ, with the protein MTVHTDYYELLGVQRGADERTIKMAYRKLAMECHPDRHGGCAEQEAKFKQLNEAYDCLKDPQKRAAYDRFGHAAFQQGGAGGFGGGAGPDFSDIFSSIFGEFMDPRGARQNAARGADLRYDLELSLEESFAGKSATIDIETLAPCEPCEGDGARGSSVPITCPTCHGAGKVRAQQGFFVVERGCPSCHGHGVTIADPCPECQGEGRTLKRRTLTIQVPAGVDEGTRIRVAGEGEAGIRGAPSGDLYLFVHLKRHALYGREGTTLIAECPVSFTTAALGGSITVPGIDGEKIEVKIPSGVQSGETLRLRGKGMGVLNGRGRGDMVARILVETPTRLTARQKEILTQFRETETGEECPASKSFFSRIKDVLG; encoded by the coding sequence ATGACTGTTCACACCGACTATTACGAGCTGCTCGGAGTCCAGCGCGGCGCTGACGAGCGGACCATCAAGATGGCCTATCGCAAGCTCGCGATGGAGTGCCATCCTGACCGCCACGGCGGCTGCGCCGAGCAGGAAGCCAAGTTCAAGCAACTGAACGAAGCCTACGACTGCCTCAAGGATCCTCAGAAGCGGGCGGCGTACGACCGCTTCGGGCATGCCGCTTTTCAGCAGGGCGGGGCAGGCGGTTTCGGCGGCGGCGCGGGACCCGATTTTTCGGACATCTTCTCGTCCATCTTCGGCGAGTTCATGGATCCCCGCGGCGCTCGCCAGAACGCCGCTCGCGGCGCGGACCTCCGCTACGACCTCGAGCTGTCGCTCGAGGAGAGCTTCGCAGGCAAGTCGGCGACGATCGACATCGAGACCTTGGCTCCGTGCGAACCGTGCGAGGGCGATGGTGCGCGGGGCTCTTCGGTCCCGATCACCTGCCCGACCTGTCACGGCGCCGGCAAGGTCCGTGCGCAGCAGGGATTCTTCGTGGTCGAGCGCGGCTGTCCCTCGTGCCACGGCCATGGTGTGACCATCGCCGACCCCTGTCCCGAGTGCCAGGGCGAGGGCCGGACCCTCAAGCGGCGGACCCTGACCATCCAGGTTCCCGCCGGGGTCGACGAGGGAACACGCATCCGCGTTGCCGGGGAAGGCGAAGCCGGCATCCGCGGCGCCCCGTCGGGCGACCTTTACCTGTTCGTGCACCTCAAGCGCCACGCGCTCTATGGCCGCGAGGGGACGACCCTCATCGCCGAATGCCCGGTCAGCTTCACCACTGCCGCGCTGGGCGGCTCGATCACTGTCCCTGGCATCGATGGCGAGAAGATCGAGGTCAAGATTCCGTCGGGCGTCCAGTCGGGTGAGACGCTGCGGCTTCGCGGCAAGGGCATGGGCGTGCTGAACGGCCGTGGGCGCGGGGACATGGTGGCCCGGATCCTGGTCGAGACGCCGACCCGGCTGACCGCCAGGCAGAAGGAAATCCTCACCCAGTTCCGCGAAACGGAAACCGGCGAGGAATGCCCGGCGAGCAAGAGTTTCTTCTCGCGGATCAAGGATGTGCTGGGCTAG
- the dnaK gene encoding molecular chaperone DnaK has product MAKVIGIDLGTTNSCVAVMEGGKPKVIENSEGARTTPSVVAFTKDGERLIGQPAKRQAVTNPDNTIFAVKRLIGRRFDDPVTKKDTELVPYKIVKGNNGDAWVDAGGQPYSPSQISAFTLQKMKETAEAYLGETVSQAVITVPAYFNDAQRQATKDAGQIAGLEVLRIINEPTAAALAYGLDKDTNKTIAVYDLGGGTFDVSVLEIGDGVFEVKSTNGDTFLGGEDFDAKIVEHLAAKFQAKEGIDLRKDRLALQRLKEAAEKAKIELSSTATTEINQPFITARMEGGSTTPLHLVETITRADLEKLVADLIDRTLEPCRKALADAGVKAADISDVVLVGGMTRMPRVREVVKEFFGKDPHTGVNPDEVVAMGAAIQAGVLQGDVKDVLLLDVTPLSLGIETLGGVFTRMIDRNTTIPTKKSQVFSTADDNQNAVTIRVFQGEREMAADNKILGQFDLVGIPPAPRGVPQIEVTFDIDANGIVNVSAKDKGTGKEQQIRIQASGGLSDSDIDNMVKQAEQFAEEDKKRRAGAEAKNQAESLVHSTEKQLAEHGDKVSAEVKSEIETAIAETKTAIESGDADAMTTKSNALTQSAMKLGQAIYESQQAGGTTQSAADTADNTQAGQEEVVDAEYSEVDDDKKA; this is encoded by the coding sequence ATGGCGAAAGTGATCGGGATCGATCTCGGCACGACCAACAGCTGCGTTGCGGTGATGGAAGGCGGCAAGCCGAAGGTCATCGAGAATTCGGAAGGCGCGCGCACCACGCCGTCGGTGGTCGCCTTCACCAAGGATGGCGAGCGCCTGATCGGCCAGCCGGCCAAGCGCCAGGCCGTCACCAATCCCGACAACACCATCTTCGCGGTCAAGCGCCTGATCGGCCGCCGCTTTGACGACCCGGTGACCAAGAAGGACACCGAGCTGGTCCCCTACAAGATCGTCAAGGGCAACAATGGCGACGCTTGGGTCGATGCCGGCGGCCAGCCGTACAGCCCGTCGCAGATCAGTGCCTTCACGCTCCAGAAGATGAAGGAAACCGCCGAGGCCTATCTCGGCGAGACGGTCAGCCAGGCGGTGATCACCGTTCCCGCCTACTTCAACGACGCGCAGCGCCAGGCGACCAAGGACGCCGGCCAGATCGCGGGCCTCGAAGTGCTGCGCATCATCAACGAGCCGACCGCCGCGGCGCTGGCCTATGGCCTCGACAAGGACACCAACAAGACCATCGCGGTCTACGACCTTGGCGGCGGCACCTTCGACGTGTCGGTCCTCGAGATCGGCGACGGCGTGTTCGAGGTGAAGTCGACCAACGGCGACACCTTCCTCGGCGGCGAGGACTTTGACGCCAAGATCGTCGAGCATCTCGCGGCCAAGTTCCAGGCGAAGGAAGGCATCGACCTCCGCAAGGACCGTCTTGCGCTGCAGCGCCTCAAGGAAGCCGCGGAGAAGGCCAAGATCGAGCTGTCGTCGACCGCGACGACCGAGATCAACCAGCCCTTCATCACGGCGCGCATGGAGGGTGGTTCGACAACCCCGCTGCACCTCGTCGAGACGATCACCCGCGCCGACCTCGAGAAGCTGGTCGCCGACCTCATCGACCGCACCCTCGAGCCGTGCCGCAAGGCGCTGGCCGACGCGGGCGTCAAGGCCGCCGACATCTCCGACGTCGTGCTGGTCGGCGGCATGACCCGCATGCCGCGCGTCCGTGAGGTGGTGAAGGAGTTCTTCGGCAAGGACCCGCACACCGGCGTCAACCCGGACGAGGTCGTCGCCATGGGCGCCGCGATCCAAGCGGGCGTGCTTCAGGGCGACGTCAAGGACGTGCTGCTGCTCGACGTGACCCCGCTGTCGCTCGGCATCGAGACCCTCGGCGGCGTGTTCACCCGGATGATCGACCGCAACACGACCATCCCGACCAAGAAGAGCCAGGTCTTCTCGACCGCCGACGACAATCAGAATGCCGTCACCATCCGGGTCTTCCAGGGTGAGCGCGAGATGGCCGCGGACAACAAGATCCTCGGCCAGTTCGACCTCGTCGGCATTCCTCCGGCGCCGCGTGGCGTGCCGCAGATCGAGGTCACTTTCGACATCGACGCCAACGGCATCGTCAACGTCTCGGCCAAGGACAAGGGCACCGGCAAGGAGCAGCAGATCCGAATCCAGGCATCGGGTGGTCTGTCGGACTCGGACATCGACAACATGGTCAAGCAGGCCGAGCAGTTCGCCGAGGAAGACAAGAAGCGGCGCGCTGGAGCCGAGGCGAAGAACCAGGCCGAGAGCCTCGTTCACTCGACCGAGAAGCAGCTTGCCGAGCATGGCGACAAGGTCTCGGCCGAGGTGAAGAGCGAGATCGAGACCGCCATCGCCGAGACCAAGACCGCCATCGAGAGCGGCGATGCCGACGCGATGACCACCAAGTCGAACGCGCTGACCCAGTCGGCGATGAAGCTTGGCCAGGCGATCTACGAGAGCCAGCAGGCGGGCGGCACCACCCAGTCCGCAGCCGACACGGCCGACAATACGCAGGCGGGCCAGGAAGAAGTGGTCGACGCGGAATATTCCGAAGTCGACGACGACAAGAAGGCGTAA
- the fabG gene encoding 3-oxoacyl-[acyl-carrier-protein] reductase, whose protein sequence is MFDLTGMTALVTGASGGLGSAIAKALAAQGARLAVSGSNAEKLESFRSGLGGDHVALPCNLSDGSAVDALVPQAVEALGGKLDILVNNAGITRDNLLMRMKDEEFDSVLQVNLAAAFRLMRAAAKPMMKARFGRIVSITSVVGQTGNPGQANYVAAKAGLVGMSKAVAQELATRNITVNCVAPGFMASAMTDALNDAQRAAILGKIPAGAMGSGEDVASAVVYLSSREAGYVTGQTLHVNGGMAMV, encoded by the coding sequence ATGTTCGACCTGACTGGAATGACCGCTCTCGTGACCGGCGCCAGCGGCGGGCTCGGAAGCGCGATTGCCAAGGCCCTTGCTGCGCAAGGCGCGCGTCTCGCTGTCAGCGGCTCGAACGCCGAGAAGCTCGAGAGCTTCCGCTCCGGGCTCGGCGGCGATCACGTCGCCTTGCCGTGCAACCTCTCGGACGGGTCTGCGGTCGACGCGCTCGTCCCGCAAGCGGTCGAAGCGCTCGGCGGCAAGCTCGACATCCTCGTCAACAATGCCGGGATTACGCGGGACAATCTGCTGATGCGGATGAAGGACGAGGAGTTCGATTCGGTGCTCCAGGTCAACCTGGCCGCGGCCTTTCGCCTGATGCGCGCGGCAGCCAAGCCGATGATGAAGGCCCGCTTCGGGCGGATTGTGTCGATCACCTCCGTTGTCGGCCAGACCGGCAATCCCGGCCAGGCCAACTATGTCGCGGCAAAGGCCGGGCTGGTGGGGATGAGCAAGGCTGTCGCGCAGGAACTCGCGACCCGCAATATCACCGTCAATTGCGTCGCGCCGGGGTTCATGGCGTCGGCGATGACCGATGCGCTGAACGACGCGCAGCGCGCCGCCATCCTCGGCAAGATTCCTGCGGGCGCGATGGGCAGTGGCGAAGACGTGGCATCCGCCGTCGTCTATCTCAGCAGCCGCGAGGCGGGCTACGTCACCGGCCAGACGCTGCATGTGAATGGCGGCATGGCGATGGTCTGA
- the fabD gene encoding ACP S-malonyltransferase: protein MRAFLFPGQGSQSVGMGAALAEASSAARDVFAEVDEALGQHLFRIMREGPEADLTLTENAQPAIMAHAIAVFRTLGLDVTKADFVAGHSLGEYSALCAAGSLDLATTARLLKRRGQAMQAAVPVGEGAMAALLGADLDKAQAIAAAAAEGQVCTVANDNDPSQVVISGHRAAIERAVAIAKDHGAKRAVLLPVSAPFHCPLMQPAADAMADALGGTEIKAPAVPLYANVIAVPIDDPARIRELLVEQVTGMVRWRESIEEMARAGVDDFIEIGGKVLGPMVKRIAPDARVTSVISMADIEAAAKEIA, encoded by the coding sequence ATGCGCGCATTTCTTTTCCCGGGGCAGGGCAGCCAGTCGGTCGGCATGGGTGCCGCGTTGGCCGAGGCGAGCAGCGCCGCCCGCGACGTGTTCGCCGAAGTGGATGAGGCGCTCGGCCAGCACCTGTTCCGCATCATGCGCGAAGGACCCGAGGCCGACCTCACGCTGACCGAGAATGCGCAGCCGGCGATCATGGCGCACGCCATTGCCGTCTTCCGCACGCTGGGGCTGGACGTGACCAAAGCCGACTTCGTCGCCGGCCACAGCCTCGGCGAGTATAGCGCGTTGTGCGCAGCCGGAAGCCTTGATCTCGCGACCACCGCGCGCCTGCTCAAGCGCCGCGGCCAGGCGATGCAGGCGGCAGTTCCGGTTGGCGAAGGCGCGATGGCCGCGCTGCTCGGGGCGGACCTCGACAAGGCACAGGCGATCGCCGCCGCCGCGGCCGAGGGTCAGGTCTGCACCGTCGCCAACGACAACGACCCGAGCCAGGTGGTCATTTCCGGCCACCGCGCGGCGATCGAACGCGCGGTCGCCATCGCCAAGGACCATGGGGCCAAGCGCGCGGTCCTGCTCCCGGTTTCGGCGCCTTTCCACTGCCCGCTGATGCAGCCCGCGGCCGACGCCATGGCCGACGCGCTCGGCGGAACGGAAATCAAGGCTCCTGCCGTTCCGCTCTATGCCAATGTCATTGCCGTTCCGATCGACGATCCCGCTCGAATCCGTGAGCTGCTGGTCGAGCAGGTGACCGGCATGGTGCGCTGGCGCGAGAGCATCGAGGAAATGGCTCGTGCCGGCGTCGATGACTTCATCGAGATCGGCGGCAAGGTGCTCGGCCCGATGGTCAAGCGCATCGCGCCCGACGCCCGGGTGACCAGCGTCATCAGCATGGCCGACATCGAAGCGGCCGCGAAGGAGATTGCATGA
- a CDS encoding APC family permease, with the protein MSHEIGDELTHVDHAAVPPPPPPPPPEKRLGRMMSLAMVVGTIVGSGIYLLPAQVAPFGINLVAAFVLTGLGTFLLALSMARLAGALPGGPFSHVAAAFGDRTAFVALWSSMISQVMGVAATAIAVGGALGVAIPALRSPWSVTIIGVATIAILALVQSRGARSAGRVQVTAALIKLVPLLVVVILALLLLASGGTPQPLAPVPLGLAGTLAAAALMLFAFTGFEAGTISANVTDRSQELVPSATIRGTAFVALLYLFATVAVLWLLPSAVAASSPTPIADAIAPSLGASAQTLVALVGAISALGTCNALLLLSVEILRALANAGDLPQSLAVTDANGVARRGLWLSALLAAIMVLGSVSENFLATFNFVALVSAVGALVLYLACAAAAWRLKVTGAVIAVPAILYSLAMFYGSGMEAVAWGIVLALAGLPLRWLSRRTIREAAPAASPRG; encoded by the coding sequence ATGAGCCACGAGATTGGCGATGAGCTGACGCATGTGGATCACGCCGCGGTGCCGCCGCCTCCTCCGCCACCTCCGCCCGAGAAGCGCCTCGGCCGCATGATGAGCCTGGCGATGGTCGTCGGCACCATCGTCGGATCGGGCATCTACCTCCTTCCTGCCCAGGTCGCGCCCTTCGGAATCAACCTCGTCGCCGCCTTCGTCCTGACCGGCCTCGGCACCTTCCTGCTTGCCTTGTCGATGGCGAGGCTGGCCGGGGCGCTGCCCGGCGGTCCCTTCAGCCATGTCGCTGCGGCGTTCGGCGACCGCACCGCCTTCGTCGCGCTGTGGAGCAGCATGATCTCGCAGGTGATGGGCGTCGCGGCGACCGCCATCGCCGTCGGCGGAGCGCTCGGCGTTGCCATTCCCGCGCTGCGTTCGCCCTGGTCGGTGACCATCATCGGCGTCGCGACCATCGCCATCCTCGCGCTGGTGCAGTCGCGCGGGGCGCGCTCGGCGGGGCGGGTCCAGGTCACCGCCGCGCTGATCAAGCTCGTGCCATTGCTCGTCGTCGTGATCCTCGCGCTCCTTCTCCTCGCCAGCGGCGGCACGCCGCAGCCACTGGCACCGGTTCCGCTCGGCCTTGCCGGGACGCTTGCCGCGGCGGCGCTGATGCTGTTCGCCTTTACCGGCTTCGAGGCAGGGACAATCAGCGCCAACGTCACCGACCGGTCGCAGGAACTGGTGCCATCGGCGACGATCCGCGGGACCGCCTTCGTCGCTTTGCTCTACCTTTTCGCCACGGTCGCCGTGCTGTGGCTGCTTCCAAGCGCGGTGGCGGCGAGTTCGCCCACCCCCATCGCCGACGCCATCGCGCCGAGCCTGGGCGCCAGTGCCCAGACACTCGTCGCCCTCGTCGGGGCGATCAGCGCACTCGGAACCTGCAATGCGCTTCTGCTGCTGTCGGTCGAAATCCTGCGCGCGCTGGCCAATGCCGGAGACCTGCCGCAATCGCTGGCGGTCACCGACGCCAATGGAGTTGCTCGGCGCGGGCTGTGGCTGTCCGCCCTGCTCGCCGCGATAATGGTCTTGGGTTCGGTCAGCGAAAACTTCCTCGCGACCTTCAACTTCGTCGCACTCGTCTCCGCGGTCGGGGCGCTGGTGCTCTATCTCGCCTGCGCCGCAGCGGCATGGCGGTTAAAGGTGACGGGCGCGGTCATCGCAGTCCCTGCGATCCTCTACTCGCTCGCCATGTTCTACGGGTCGGGCATGGAAGCGGTCGCGTGGGGCATCGTCCTGGCGCTCGCCGGCCTCCCCCTGCGCTGGCTCAGCCGGCGGACCATCCGGGAGGCGGCGCCGGCAGCCTCGCCTCGGGGATGA
- a CDS encoding aromatic ring-hydroxylating dioxygenase subunit alpha translates to MATRLRAASDPLDDLSLPGWLYWHEGFFAAEKQSFLRAAPQVVCHENEIPSPGDWRTLDYLGESVIVIRGDDGEVRAFTNVCRHRGSRLVDGNGGCAKVLTCPYHAWSYARDGRLVGVPHRQEYPGLEPERLGLVPVALERWLGFLFVTLEPGAPTVAEMMAPYADEVAPYAFEQLQAIGRVTLRSRELNWKTIADNYSDALHIPVGHPGLTRLFGRGYRVEANEHVDRMEGDLVDGASANPSERAYQALLPEAAHLPPSHRRKWLYFKLWPNVAFDIYPDQVDFMQFLPLSATRTMIREISYALPDERREMRAVRYLNWRINRRVNAEDTELIGRVQEGMRSPSYQPGPLGTSEVSLRAFAQKLRRLIPEARLPAPPPGWSAG, encoded by the coding sequence ATGGCTACCCGGCTCCGCGCTGCCTCCGACCCGCTCGACGACCTCAGCCTGCCCGGCTGGCTCTACTGGCACGAGGGCTTCTTCGCGGCCGAGAAGCAGTCCTTCCTTCGTGCCGCGCCGCAGGTCGTCTGCCACGAGAACGAGATTCCAAGTCCCGGCGACTGGCGGACGCTCGACTATCTCGGGGAGAGCGTCATCGTCATCCGCGGCGACGATGGTGAGGTCCGCGCCTTTACCAACGTCTGCCGCCACCGCGGCTCGCGACTGGTCGACGGAAACGGCGGCTGCGCCAAGGTCCTGACCTGCCCCTATCACGCGTGGAGCTATGCCCGCGACGGCCGGCTGGTCGGGGTTCCGCACCGGCAGGAATATCCAGGATTGGAGCCCGAGCGGCTAGGCCTGGTCCCAGTAGCGCTGGAGCGCTGGCTCGGCTTCCTCTTCGTCACGCTCGAGCCAGGTGCGCCGACGGTCGCCGAAATGATGGCCCCTTATGCCGACGAGGTCGCACCCTATGCCTTCGAGCAGTTGCAGGCGATCGGCCGGGTGACGCTTCGGTCGCGCGAGCTCAACTGGAAGACGATTGCCGACAATTATTCCGACGCGCTCCACATTCCGGTCGGGCATCCGGGGCTGACCCGGCTGTTCGGACGCGGCTACCGGGTCGAGGCGAACGAGCATGTCGACCGGATGGAAGGCGACCTTGTCGACGGCGCTTCGGCCAACCCGTCCGAGCGGGCCTACCAGGCCCTTCTGCCCGAGGCGGCGCACCTGCCGCCGAGCCACCGCCGCAAGTGGCTCTACTTCAAGCTGTGGCCCAACGTCGCCTTCGACATCTATCCCGATCAGGTCGACTTCATGCAGTTCCTGCCGCTTTCGGCGACAAGGACGATGATCCGCGAGATCAGCTATGCGCTGCCCGACGAGCGGCGCGAAATGAGGGCCGTTCGTTACCTCAACTGGCGGATCAACCGGCGGGTGAACGCGGAGGATACCGAGCTGATCGGCCGGGTGCAGGAAGGGATGCGCTCGCCATCCTACCAGCCCGGCCCGCTGGGCACGTCCGAAGTCTCGCTTCGCGCATTCGCTCAGAAGCTACGGCGGCTCATCCCCGAGGCGAGGCTGCCGGCGCCGCCTCCCGGATGGTCCGCCGGCTGA
- the folE gene encoding GTP cyclohydrolase I FolE produces MADTPDDGDLVAAPAKLPVPDDVAEAVRTLIRWAGDDPTREGLLDTPARVARAWKEYARGYGEDPAAHLYRTFDEVGGYDEIVLLRDIPFQSHCEHHMAPIIGKAHIAYLPNTRVVGISKLARVLHGFARRLQVQERLTAQVADCIWEHLQPKGVAVVIEATHACMTARGVNTPGVLMTTSRMMGTFREDERSRKEVLALMGKG; encoded by the coding sequence CGCTCCCGCGAAGCTGCCGGTGCCCGACGATGTCGCCGAGGCCGTTCGCACCCTGATCCGCTGGGCCGGGGACGATCCAACCCGCGAAGGTTTGCTCGACACGCCGGCACGAGTGGCGCGGGCATGGAAGGAATATGCCCGCGGTTACGGCGAAGATCCTGCCGCGCATCTCTACCGGACCTTCGACGAGGTCGGCGGCTATGACGAGATCGTGCTTCTGCGCGACATCCCGTTCCAGTCGCACTGCGAGCACCACATGGCGCCGATCATCGGCAAGGCGCACATCGCCTATCTGCCCAACACACGCGTGGTCGGCATTTCCAAGCTGGCCCGCGTGTTGCACGGCTTCGCACGGCGGCTGCAGGTGCAGGAGCGGCTCACCGCACAGGTTGCCGACTGCATCTGGGAGCATCTGCAGCCAAAGGGGGTCGCGGTGGTGATCGAGGCGACCCATGCCTGCATGACCGCCCGCGGGGTCAACACCCCCGGGGTGCTGATGACCACCAGCCGGATGATGGGCACCTTCCGCGAGGACGAGCGAAGCCGCAAGGAAGTGCTTGCGCTAATGGGCAAGGGCTAG